From a region of the Alnus glutinosa chromosome 1, dhAlnGlut1.1, whole genome shotgun sequence genome:
- the LOC133862432 gene encoding probable trehalose-phosphate phosphatase 4 — MMEYPRLMGLLNSLAMGFQRPSSYKQKQQSVPKTTKDVEDKGDSFKNTRIPYLSPTTNEPIAFDSYYNSWVAEHPSALGSFDRMMKAAKGKTIAVFLDYDGTLSPIVDDPDRAFMSDEMRGAVREVAKLFPTAIISGRSRDKVKDFVKLSNVYYAGSHGMDIMAPARPRKYNDGKHQTVVLDKKESEVRFQPAKKFLPAIQEIFTILEEKTQKIQGARVEDNSFCISVHFRQVRKEDYGMLEEKVKSVVENYPEFHLTEGKMVLEVRPSIEWNKGHALEYLLDTLGFSNSAGDVLPLYIGDDRTDEDAFKVIRSRGQGYPIIVSSMPKDTSASYSLRDTLEVLTFLLRLGKSRKSSSSSKSLARFGFIAYSTNYVKCLY; from the exons ATGATGGAGTACCCAAGGCTTATGGGTTTACTTAATAGTTTG GCGATGGGATTCCAAAGACCATCTTCCTATAAACAAAAACAGCAGTCTGTTCCGAAAACAACAAAAGACGTCGAAGACAAAGGAGACAGCTTCAAAAACACGAGAATACCATACCTAAGTCCTACCACAAATGAACCTATAGCTTTTGATTCATATTATAATTCCTGGGTG GCAGAACACCCATCTGCTCTAGGCTCATTTGATCGTATGATGAAAGCCGCAAAAGGGAAGACGATTGCCGTGTTTTTAGACTACGACGGGACACTCTCACCTATTGTAGATGACCCTGATCGTGCCTTCATGTCTGATGAG ATGCGCGGAGCAGTACGTGAAGTTGCAAAACTTTTTCCAACAGCCATAATTAGTGGAAGGAGCAGAGACAAG gTAAAAGACTTTGTAAAGTTGAGTAATGTATATTATGCTGGGAGCCATGGGATGGACATAATGGCCCCAGCAAGGCCACGGAAGTACAATGATGGCAAACACCAAACCGTAGTGCTTGATAAGAag GAGAGTGAAGTTCGCTTTCAACCTGCTAAGAAATTCTTGCCTGCAATTCAAGAG ATATTCACAATCTTAGAGgagaaaacacagaaaattcaAGGCGCTAGGGTAGAGGATAATAGTTTCTGCATCTCTGTACATTTTCGACAGGTCCGGAAAGAG GATTATGGCATGTTGGAAGAGAAGGTTAAGTCTGTAGTTGAAAACTATCCAGAATTTCACCTGACTGAGGGAAAAATG GTTTTGGAAGTACGACCATCAATAGAATGGAACAAAGGTCATGCCTTGGAGTATTTACTTGACACTCTAGGGTTTAGCAACTCTGCAGGTGATGTCCTCCCATTGTACATTGGAGATGATCGAACTGATGAAGATGCTTTCAAG GTCATTCGAAGTAGAGGACAAGGGTATCCAATCATTGTATCTTCCATGCCGAAGGATACAAGCGCTTCATACTCTTTGCGTGACACCTTGGAAGTATTAACTTTTCTGCTACGATTAGGGAAATCGAGGAAATCATCTTCTTCAAGCAAGTCACTTGCTCGATTTGGGTTTATAGCATATTCAACAAATTATGTAAAATGTCTATATTAG